The genomic DNA GTCAATTACGGTGACATTATTGCTACCCTCGTTTGCGCAGTAGACCTTGTTGTTGACCGAATTATAGACTAAGGGCAAAGGTTGATCGCCGACCGTGATGGTCGAGATCACATTGTTGGTTACACCATCGATCACGGTCACGTCATCGCTTGCAAAATTTGCGCAGTAGACCTTGTTGTTGCTTGGATTGTATACGAAAGCCCAAGGATCATTGCCGACCGTGACGTTCGTGATGACACTGTTGGTCGCACCGTCAATCACGGTTACATTACCGCTACCTCCATTTGCGCAGTAGACCTTGTTGTTGGTGGAGTTGTGGACTAAGGCGTGAGGATAACTACCGACTGTGATAGTGGTAATCACACTATTAGTCGCGCCGTCAATCACGGTGACATTACCGCTCGAAACATTTACGCAGTAGATCTTATTGTTGGTTGAATTATAGGCTAAGGCCAGAGGATGATCACCGGCAGTGATGGTCGTGATCACGCTGTTGGTTGCCCCATCGATCACGGTCACATTATCGCTTCCATAGTTTGCGCAGTAGATTCTGTTATTAGTGGTGTTATAGACTAACGCAATAGGGGAATTTCCCACTGCAATCGTCGTCTCAAGCCATTGGGCTGATGCGAGCAGCGGGAGACATAGACTAATAGAAGTGAATATTAATACATACTTCTGTTTACTTATCATGAGTTCCTCCCTGTGTAAATTCAAAAACATGACGAGTTCAAGCAAATAGCCTCAGATAATGCTACCTCTATTACGCTGTTTGTCAAGCAAAAAAAACCTGGTAGAAACTACAAATGGTAGATTCATATGGCGATTTATCCGCCGAGGCATTGAGTTACCAACTCATCCGTTGACGTTCCGAAGAAATCCGCTATAATTCTACTGATATTCGTTACCTACTATCAGCGTTGCGACTGTAGCTCAATCCGCCGAAAAATATGGCGGAATAGAGCGACGGACTTCCATCTCTGTCTCGACGATATCGAGACTTCGATATCGAGAGAGAATCCGAATATACTACACTTTGAAATCGCTGAGATTACGGTGTATCAATGCTTTGCGGAAATTTTGCTCTTTCTCGCTATTGAACGGAATTCTACCTAATTCCGTGTATTCTATGCCTACTTGTCCCGCATCATAGTGGGTTTGTAAATTCGTAGGCGGGGAATTGGACCAAAAGTGGACCAAATGAAAAGAGGGGAGTGATTACATCACTCCCCTCTTAACTCCTTGTTGCTACAATAATCTATTTTGTGACTATCAATTTTTTGATGAACTCCGTATCTGCAGTATTCACTTTCAAAAAATAAATGCCTGCACTCATGTTTCGCACCGAGATGGTTTTCCCGTGTTCATATTTTGTCATATCTTCTGCTCTTAACAACTTACCAAGGACATCATAGAACTCTATGCTCTGCACTGCTGCCACTGTATTGATCATGAAAGATGTCTTTGCAGGATTAGGATAAACGACA from candidate division WOR-3 bacterium includes the following:
- a CDS encoding T9SS type A sorting domain-containing protein; translated protein: MISKQKYVLIFTSISLCLPLLASAQWLETTIAVGNSPIALVYNTTNNRIYCANYGSDNVTVIDGATNSVITTITAGDHPLALAYNSTNNKIYCVNVSSGNVTVIDGATNSVITTITVGSYPHALVHNSTNNKVYCANGGSGNVTVIDGATNSVITNVTVGNDPWAFVYNPSNNKVYCANFASDDVTVIDGVTNNVISTITVGDQPLPLVYNSVNNKVYCANEGSNNVTVIDGVTNNVITNITVGDEPRTLAYNPTNNKVYCANGGSNNVTAIDGATNNVITTIAVGNSPGALVYNSVNNKVYCANAGSNNVTVIDGASNSVITTITVGGWPRAFAWNPVQNRTYVANYSGSTVSVIRDSLTGIEELTPRVSPLFLDVFPNPTKTILTINASTPLRTVEIYDILGSMVKTDDLNESASETTISMEDLSAGIYFVKANAENIEVIKKVVITK